A single window of Watersipora subatra chromosome 9, tzWatSuba1.1, whole genome shotgun sequence DNA harbors:
- the LOC137405062 gene encoding uncharacterized protein: MAEQTQVHREQAGINAAAVRSAETAESTQQRLPRCRKLLFQFEVDMYAKIKTERLSFIRHNQTRLRADDYIYLHDAVADDRNANRLGNMVILPSSFTSCPRYMHERTQDAMTYVRHYCRPDLFITFTCNSKWDEISNELLPGQQSYDRHDVVARVFHLKLKQLMDYITTGAIFGAVRCHIYTIEWQKRGLPNAHILTWLWFHVPSTGSMWPAKQWFTLHERRFPIHARHPTVQHLSVHLENGQRVYFTEANLQQQLQEPRDTTLTAFFKLCTLDDFARTLLYCQLPAYYTFDASTKCWKRRVQGSSVPDHPGIYQTDALARVYTVHPNNRECFFLRIILHHVVGPVSFHHLRTVEGHVCATFHETCRRLGLLKDDAQWREALEEAATVRSPA; encoded by the exons atggctgaacaaacacaggtacatcgagagcaggccggAATAAATGCTGCAGCTgttagaagtgcagagactgctgagtcgacccagcagcgactcccACG GTGCCGAAAGCTGCTGTTCCAGTTTGAAGTTGACATGTACGCTAAAATTAAAACTGAAAGACTTAGCTTTATCCGCCACAATCAGACACGGCTAAGAGCTGATGATTACATCTACCTACATGATGCAGTGGCTGATGATCGCAATGCAAACCGACTAGGTAACATGGTAATTTTACCTTCGTCTTTTACTAGTTGCCCGCGCTACATGCACGAGCGTACACAGGATGCCATGACATATGTGCGACATTACTGCAGACCAGACCTTTTCATCACATTTACCTGCAACAGCAAATGGGATGAGATTTCCAATGAATTGCTGCCTGGTCAGCAAAGCTATGACAGACACGATGTGGTTGCAAGAGTGTTTCACCTAAAACTAAAGCAACTAATGGATTACATCACCACCGGTGCAATATTTGGCGCTGTCCGATGCCATATTTACACCATTGAATGGCAGAAACGTGGACTCCCTAATGCACACATTCTAACTTGGTTATGGTTCCATGTACCAAGCACAGGGTCTATGTGGCCAGCTAAACAATGGTTCACCCTGCATGAAAGACG TTTCCCCATTCATGCACGACACCCGACTGTCCAGCATCTGAGTGTCCATCTTGAGAATGGCCAGAGAGTGTATTTCACTGAAGCAAATCTTCAGCAACAACTTCAAGAACCACGTGACACTACCCTTACAGcctttttcaaactttgtacaCTTGATGATTTTGCAAGGACGCTTCTCTACTGCCAATTGCCAGCCTATTACACCTTTGACGCATCTACAAAATGCTGGAAGAGACGAGTTCAAGGATCTTCAGTGCCTGATCATCCTGGCATATATCAAACTGATGCCCTGGCACGGGTATACACTGTTCACCCTAACAATCGTGAATGCTTCTTTCTTCGAATAATACTGCACCACGTGGTTGGCCCAGTGTCTTTTCACCATTTAAGAACTGTTGAAGGTCATGTCTGCGCCACTTTCCATGAAACATGCAGGCGTTTGGGGCTATTGAAAGATGATGCACAGTGGAGGGAGGCCTTGGAAGAAGCTGCAACTGTACGGTCACCTGCCTAA
- the LOC137405063 gene encoding uncharacterized protein: MLSACQLSDPVQLWQKFKEHLAEDILFHERKLFQDQQLQFTDRMFNIALIFIEDQVLEVTNNNRSVYGLPRPVRVEQLVVRGEILRETAYDREELRHHVETNEPLLLEEQRAAYHTVLEKIEQSSGGMVFLHTPGGTGKTFVTNLILAKV, from the coding sequence ATGTTGAGCGCCTGCCAGCTTTCTGACCCTGTTCAGCTGTGGCAAAAGTTTAAAGAACATTTGGCTGAAGACATCCTGTTTCATGAGCGAAAACTGTTTCAGGATCAACAACTGCAGTTCACAGATAGAATGTTCAATATTGCTCTTATATTTATTGAGGACCAAGTGCTCGAGGTCACAAACAACAACCGCTCAGTTTATGGACTTCCCAGGCCTGTTAGAGTGGAGCAACTTGTTGTGCGCGGGGAAATATTACGCGAAACAGCATATGACCGTGAAGAGCTCCGTCACCATGTTGAAACCAATGAACCGCTGCTGCTAGAGGAGCAAAGAGCTGCATATCACACGGTTTtggaaaaaattgaacaaagcaGTGGCGGCATGGTGTTTCTTCACACACCAGGTGGAACCGGCAAAACCTTCGTCACTAATCTTATATTGGCAAAAGTATGA